GACAACGACAAAAGCCGCAGCAGCAAATCCCTGGGTCAGACATGTTCCGATGATCACCAACAAGGAGGGCCAAAATGCCGGTAAAACAGCTTGTGGACCAGTACCGTGCCTATATCGATTGCCTCAACCGCCAGGCCTGGGATGAATTGGGCCTCTTTGTCGATGCCGAGGTTCGCCACAACGACCGCTTGCTCAAGCTTCATGGCTACCGCGACATGTTGGTTCAAGACTTTATCGATATACCGGACCTGCGGTTCGACATTCAACGGATCGTCTGCGAACCACAGCAGATTGCCGCGCGACTCTCCTTCGATTGCTCTCCCAAAAGCCTGTTTCTGGGAGTGCCCGTCAATGGGCGCCGGGTGGCTTTTACCGAAAACGTCTTCTATGAATTCAACGGATCGAAAATCGCCAATGTCTGGTCGGTCATAGACAAGGTCGCCATCGAGGCTCAACTTCGGTCGCCATCTGGCACCAAGCCTTGAAGAGGCTATTTTCGACAGAGTATGATCTTACTCGTCCGGCGCGTCCGAGGGCTGGATGGCATGTACCAGTCTTTGGACGATCTCTTGCTTGACGCGGGCCTTCTTTCCTCCCGCTTCCAGAAGCTCTTTCAGGAACTCCGAAAACAGCCGCGCTCTTTGAAACACAATCGAGTGGTTGGACGAGGCAGCCAGAAATACGTCAATCGATGCCACATGCGCGATCTTAGCCATATGCAAATGGTCCATCCAGAAATGATTATAATACGGATTGGTAAATTCCGAGGCTGAAAAAATTGCTGCGGCCATGCCCGTCCGGGTGGAAACCCTATACAAATCCTCGATATCGAGCAGGTAATCTGGCGTATGCTGCACCGCCAGCGAGGGTGATATTTGCAAACGGCGCTTCAACTCCGCATCGGCAAAGGTTTGCGGTGAACAGGCAAGCACGTCGTAATGGGGGCACATGGCACCAAGCGCAAGCGCCGCATAGCCGCCGGAAGACTGACCAAACACCAGACAGGGCCGGCTCCCGATAAATTGGCGCCCGATATAGCGACGCAGAAATGCCGCGATACCATCGATATCAGGAAGTAAATTCGAGCCGCCATACCACCAGCTGACCGTATCCTGGAAATAGAAAACCCTTGATCCGAGGCCTCGGGCCACCGACAGCATCGAAAAGCGCTCAAGATTTCCGCCGAAGATCACCAGATCGGTCTTGCTCGATCCGTCTCCCTCGAAGACCACGCAGCCCAGCTGTTCGGAAAACATATTGAGTTCGGAAATGAGATGTCGCAGCTCACCCAGCGTCAGGGCAGATAACGATGTCGGGGAATATTTGAAGGATATGCCATGCCCGACACTATCCTGAAAATCTACATTCACGGCCCACAACCTTCAAAGCATGCTTTTCGGCGGCATAGGTAATCGATCTGGTATGCATTGGCAAACCATGAAACAGCGATCTCTCATTGAATTTACCAGGCAGCGGCGATGGTCCAGGAACGTCATCGCCTGGTCGGGATTGGAACTCAAGTCAGCCTAGATCGTTGAAAGACCTGAAACAGTCAGTCGCGGATCGCATCTTCTATCGGCTGCTGACAATCGAAGGAGTAGAAAAATGCTGAAATTCATTGGTGGCACGATCGGGGCCATTTTCCTGATTGGTCTGATCGTCGTCGTCTTGCTGCTCAAGCTTATTTTTTGAGAGGACGGGCTTTCAAAAGCCCGTTTCAGGCGTTCGTCCAGCAAAAGTCTCACCCGTTTTCGAAGGCAATCCACTTTTGTTTTCGACCATCAGCCTTCTAACGGCGATCTCAACGATGTGGCATCGGAGGAGTGGCTGGGGCGCCTGGAACAAAATCCAATATTTCCTAGCGCCTTGGTTTCATTCAAGCTATTGCGTTTAAATGACTTTCCTCGCTATAAGTGTTCCGGTTTAGTGTTCCGGAATGATGGGGCGGTGGCGTGGCACGACAGGCAGCAATGAAACGCAGAGCGACGAGCGGTGTCTGGTATATCCGTATCTTCATACCTGTAGATTTGCAGCCCCATTACGGTGTCGAGGATAAGAAGATTTCGCTTCGCACGACCGATGAGGCGAAGGCAAAGATCGCCTACAATCGCGAGAGGGTGAAGTGGGATGAGATCTTCTATGACCTCCGCAGCCGGCGTAATCTGACAAGCGAAGACAAGGCCGTTGCAGTTTGGGAGCACTACGAAAGCACCCTTCAGCGCGACGACGAGAAGCGGAAAGCCATGCCCTCCCCCGCTGATATCGCGGCTGAAGAGGAAAAGGTTTGGCGTAAGATCGAACGCAACATCATTAGCTCAGATGATTTCATCGGTATGATAAATGCACATGCTGACCTTGAGATTATGATTCGTGCTCGAAGCGATGACGCCAATTATCGCACTCGTCGTCTCGCCGCGCTCAAGCGTGAAATTGTCACTCGCGATTTCCGGCTCATTATGACGGACACAGATGCATTCATTGCAAAACATCGCCTTATTGTTGACAAGCCGTCCGATGAATACGGCGACCTGTGTGTTCTAATGATGCGCAGCGAGATCCAGGCTCTTGAACGAACCATTGAGCGTGATGCAGGCAATTATTCTGGCATCTCTACCGATTCAATTGTGAAGCCCGCACGCCATGCAGTTAAAGAGGTAGCGGCCCCGGGTGAAACCATTTCTGAGCTTTTCGAAAAATATGCACGTGAAAACCCAAACGGCGTCACTGCTGATACACTTAATCAAGCTCGCCGGGACGTCGGCACATTCATTCAATATGTTGGGAATAATTTTCCGGCGCATTGTATCAATAAGAAAGCAGCTCGCGAATGGAAAGATCTGCTAATCCGATATCCCGTTAAGGCGACAGAAACGAAGGTATTCGCGGGAATGTCTATCATGCAGATCGTCAAGCACAACGAAACGGTCGGCAAGCCTGCTTTAACCTCGCGCACCGTCAACCGTTATCTCTCAAGCCTTGCAGCTTTTTGCCATTGGCTTGCCTCGCATGGCTATATTGACGGCAATCCTATCGAAGGCATGTCCTTGCCGAAAGATAAGAGGAAGAAGGTATTCCCTTTCTCGTCAGAACAAATGGACCTACTGTTTCACTCGCCACTATTTACTGGATGCCAGAGTGCGGATGCTCCGCGCTTCTGGAATAAAGCAGGCAACGTCCAAATTCGTGATCATCGATTTTGGGTGCCGCTTGTCATGCTCTATTCTGGTGCGCGACCGGCAGAGATTGCACAGCTTCTTCTTTCCGACGTTAGGAAAGATCATGGACATTGGGTGATGGACATCACCGAAACCGAGGGCGACCCCGAGGATATCGAAGGGTTTAAAAGCCTAAAAACGGCGGGGTCGCGCCGTGTGGTTCCAGTCCACAAAAAACTCATCAAACTTGGCTTCCTCGACTATTATAATTCTGTCAAGCAAGCCGGACATACCCGTCTTTTTCCTCTTGCCGAGCGCAATTCTCGCGGACAGATGATTGCCGATTTTAGTCGGGAATTCGGTCGCTACCTTACCCGTATAGGAGTGAAAAAGGGGCGTGGTATTTCGTTGTATTCCTTCCGTCATGGCGCTTTTGACGCAATGCGCCGGGCGGGCTTTTTAGATGAACAGTTCAACTTCATTTTCGGCCATGTGAGCGGAAACAAGGTGACACGCGGCTATGGTGTGCTTCCCCAGGGCGTTCTCGAAAAGCGCGTCGAGCTGGTGAATGCCATTTCTTATCCCGGTTTATGCTTGCAGCATTTAGCGAACTCTAAAGCAATTACCTAGAATCTCGATCATATGGAAAGAAACCATTAGATCTTCTGAGAAATTTTAAAGAACGATTCTAAGATATTAGCTTCGTTCACTTGGCCGAAGTAGCACATGGACATGTCCGACGGATCGAACACCACTGCCATGTCATGTTGTGGGCTTAGACTGGCGCAGACAGATTTTGCAAAGTTGACGGTATCTAATGACGACTCGATTAGAATGAAAGACGTCGTGCTATCCCAAAACCCCCTTTTCTGATCATACGCGGCTTCGATTAGAGCCTTGCGCCGCTCATCATAAGATTTACCCAGCGCAGTCTGGTCAGCAATGCGGAACGATATGCAATAGTATGCCATTCTATTCTCCTATGTAGGATCTTAAAGAGTAGCTTAAGCCCGTCCGCTATTCTCTAAGGCGGCGAATTAGTTCGGTTCCCACGGCAGAGCGCTGCGGTGCCTATAAGTCATATGGAAATGCGGTCAGAAACAAGCCCTAAAAGCATAAATATTTAGACTATACTCAAACAGAGATGTTTTTAATATAAGGCTTATTTTCATATTTTAGGATTATTATCACTTTAAAGCTTCACACAAGATTCCAAGCGTGAGACAATGTTCCCAGATTGAATTTCTGGGAACATTTGATGAAGCTCACGTCGGCAATTGGTAAAGTTGTGAAAGCCTTCGGGCCTCGGCAAGAGCAGAAGTCATATTCGTTTTCTGATCCCGGAATTCATGCCATTGTTGGCATGGTTCCAACCGCTTCTGGTGTTTCCGTTACTGGAACCTCGGCGTTACATGTTCCCGCAGTGCTTCACGCGGTCCGGTTGATCTCCGAAACTATCGGCTCTCTTCCTTGCAAGCTCTATCAAGAAGCCGAAGAAAGTAAGGAAGCCGCGAAGGACCGCAGCGCCCATAAGATCACCCATAGTCGCGCAAACGAATGGACCAGTGCCGGGCAGCTTCGCATTGACCTCACCATTGACGCCCTGCTTCATGGCGCTGGCTATGCGCAGGTAGTTCGCGCTTCCGATGATCGTCCGCTTGAGGCTCATCGGCTGGACCCGTCTAAGGTGCAGCGGAATTGCGAGGACGACGGCGAACCCTTCTATCTGATTTCGTCCGAACGTGGACAGGTGCGGCTTTCCTATCGTGACGTTCTCTATATCCCTGCCTTCGGTGGCCTCTCGCCGGTCAAACTAGGCCGCGAGGCCATTGGCATCGCCTCCCTGCTTGAAAAACATGCAGCGCAATTGTTTGGCAGCGGAGCACGCCCGGCTGCGATGATCTACAATGAAGGCAAGGCGCTCGTCGGCGAAGACAACGGTGCGAAGACCATCGGCAATATTTTCAAGTCGTGGCGCACCGCTTTCAGCGGCAGTAAGCAAACAACCCCACTCATTTTAGACGCCGGTTGGAAATATCAGCAAATCGCCCTGACCAGCACCGACGCACAGTTCATCGAAAACCGCCTGGAGCAGATCAACGAGATCGCTCGCATCTTCGGTGTTCCACCTTCCATGCTCTACCAACTGGAAAGGGCGACCTGGAGCAACGCGGAACAGATGGCGGCAAGCTTTCTCCAGCTCTGCCTTCGACCTTGGCTGGACAAATGGCAGGATGCCTATGCGACCGTGCTTCTCACCGACCAAGAGCGCGACAATCATTATTTCGAATTCGTCATTGATGATCTTCAGCGCGCCGATGCCGCAGGTCGCGCCGAAATCTTCGGCAAGCTGGTCGCTATGCGCGCCATGACTCCGAACGAAGTTCGCGCCACAATGAATCTACCGGCACTACCGGGCGGTGATGAACTTGCAAATCCCTACACAACCACAACCACGACCGGCCCGGCAGATCGCCAGACGCCGAAGGAGAACGCATGACCGACAATATCACCCTCCAGATTTCCGGCTCGCCGGAAGAAGCTGCCGACCTTGAAGCCAGCACTTACGGAAAGTGGAAGCTCGCCTAATGCGGCACACCGCCTATTTTGGTGACGGCGAAAAGACTTTCACCCTCACGTCACCCATGATCGATGAATTGCAACGCAAGACCGGCGTCGGCATCGGCGCTCTTTATGCGCGCTTCATGCGACAAGATTTTCACTTCGCCGACATCATCGAAATCATCCGCACGGGCCTCATCGGTGGCGGGACCTCGCCGGCAGAAGCGCAGACACTTGTCGATACTTACGCAAAACCCCGACCGATCATGGAGGTGCTGCCTCTTGCATTCGACATTCTTGATGCTCGATGGAGCGGAAAGCCGGAAGAGGCTGGCGAATGATCGAACCTCAAAGTCTCGAAATCAAGGCCGATGTCTCGATTGACGACACCGGCACCGTCACCGGCATCGCATGGCCTTTCGGATCGCCGGATAGCGTCGGTGACGTTATCGAGAAAGGCACCATCTCATTCGCCAATTCAGTGCCAATGGTCATGGAACACGACCAGAAGAAAGTTGTCGGCGTTTGGGAAACCTACGCCGAAACCGACAAGGGCCTCGAGGTGAAGGGCCATTTGTTTGTGGAAGGCATCGAACCCGCTCGCGATGCACACCGGCAACTAAAGGCCGGGAAGATCGCCGGCTTATCCATTGGCTTCCGTCACACCGGCTTTGAACCACATGGCGCAGGAGGCCGCGTCTTCAAGTCCATCACCATCAACGAGATCAGCCTTTGCCGTCGCCCGGTCCATCCAGGCGCCCGCGTCACCGTCATCAAATCCCAGATTGAGGAAAACATGGAAAACGAAATCGAGAATGCAATGGAGGCTAAGGCCGACCCGGTTGTTACCCCGCAGGAACTGAAGGCCATTAAGGCCCGCATGGACAAGCTAGAGGCAAAGGCAAACCGCCCGCTTGCTTCAAATAATAACCAGCCCAACGGCGAAAACGACAACGCGCGCAAGGTGTTTGGCGATTTCCTCCGCACCGGCTACCAAGACGCACCGGATATGGTGAAGAAGGCGCTCACCGTGTCGAGCGATGCGCCCGGCTACATTCTGGCCCCGGAAGAAACCAGCAGCGAATTCATTCGCAACCTCGTCGAGTTCTCACCGGTGCGCGGCATCGCTGATGTTCGTTCGACCGGTTCGCACACCGTCATTCTACCAAAGCGCTTGACGGTCACGAACGCAAAGTGGAAGGGCGAAGCAGTTGCGTCTGAGGCATCCGAACCGACGTTCGACCAGATGGAATTTTCCGTCAAGGAAATGACCACGCACGTCGATGTTGGCAATTGGCTCATTGAAGATGCCAGCCATGACGTCGAACAGGAAATCCGCCTCGCGCTGGCCGAAGACTTTGGCGCGAAGGAAGGCCTCGCATTCGTCAACGGCAGCGCCACCCTTGAGCCGAAGGGCTTCATGGCCGAAGCCGGCATCACCAACAGCCTGAACGGTCATGCCACCAACCTGAACGCCGACGCGCTTATCAAGCTTATGTATTCGCTGCCGGGCGTTTACCGCAATCGCGGAACGTGGGCCATGAACGGCACCACGCTCGCCGTCATCCGCACTCTGAAGGACGGCAACGGCAATTATCTGTGGCAACCGTCCTATCAGGCAGGCCAGCCCGAAACCATCCTTGGCCGTCCGGTGGTCGAACTTCTCGATATGCCCGATGTTGCCGCGAACGCCTTCCCGATCATCTTCGGCGACTTTAAGGCCGGTTATCGCATCTATGACCGCATCGAGCTTCAGGTTCGCCCAAACCCTTATCTTCTGGCGACCGAAGGCCTGATCCGATTCCATGCTCGCCGTCGTGTCGGTGCTGGCGTGGTCCGCACCGATGTCTTCCGCAAGCTGAAGATGGCAGCGGCCTAATCCATGACATATCAGCGGCCCGCATATGAGGAAGTGGCGATTGCGCACGGTGGCAGCACCTTGACGCTTCGCCCAACCCTGCGGGCCGCTGCCACTCTTGAGGCCCGCTATAGTTTTCCGGCACTCTTCCGTGCGCTGGACGAATGCGACTTCACAATTGTTTCTGACATCATCCTGACGTGTTCCACCTCGCGACAGGATGCAGTGGCCTTCCTTGGGGCGGGAACCGGAAGGCCACTTTCACCCTTCTTCCGCAGCGTGCAAGCGCCTCTCTATCAGCTAGTCAGCATGTTGACGCCGGCACCGGCACCGAACGCGAAGCCCGTCACCAACACCGGCAAGCCTTTGCCATGGGCGGAATACTATGCCGCCCTTTTCGAACACGCGACCGGCTGGCTTAATTGGTCGCCGGAAACTGCTTGGAACAGCACGCCGACCGAGATTGACCGCGCTTATGCCGGCCATATCTCCAAGTTGAAGGCCGTTCATGGCAGCAGCGAAGAGGACGAGAAGCAAGCAGCAACGCCTGAGCCTGATGCCAGCTTCGACCGCAACGGCCTCGAGGCCTTGCGCAGCAACATCCAGAGGCATGGCCGATGAGCAAGCCGCCCCGCATCTGTTCTTGTGGCCGTGTCGTGGCCCATGGCGTCCTCTGCGAATGCCAGCGCGCCCAAACCCGCGAACGTAACCAGCGCCATGATGCCCGGCGCGCTTCAGCCCGCGAACGCGGCTACGACCATCAATGGCGCAAGGCCCGGATCGAATACCTCGCCTCGCATCCTTATTGCGCCATGTCCGGCTGTGGCAAGCCCGCCTCTGTTGTCGACCACATCAAACCGCATCGTGGTGACAAGAACCTGTTTTGGAGCCGCGCCAACTGGCAACCCCTTTGCGCACCCTGTCACAACTCTGTCAAACAGCGGCAGGAGCGTGGGCTATGACGCTATGCTTTCTGTTTCTGAATCCACTGAAGTGCTTCGGCCCGACTGGCGAACCCGACATCGGAATTCGCTTTGTGGATGCGCCGCTCTTTCACGACAATAATGCGCCCAACGTCGAAGAATTCGGTTACTCGCCCGTCAGCGTCAGCGATTGTTTGCCTGTGAAGGTAGAAGTTGCCGTGCTCTTCTATTTCCATGATTTCAAATTCTCCACGTTTGAGAGTGCATATCCCTATCCGACTCAACCCTCGAATGTCGAGCAGGTAATAGCAACCCCGACGCCGAAGCAGCGCCGGGCGGGGGCGATCTCCAACTTGCCAGCCTTTTCGGGGACCGGCGCGGGGAGCACCGCACAAGAGACCCCGAATATAACTTTTTCTAGAAAGGCCGAAGACGCATGAGCAGCATCACGCTTTCGCTCGCAAAATCACACATGAACATCGACGGCACGAACGACGATGAACTGATTTCCTTCTATATCGAGGCCGCCGACGTTTGGCTTGGCAACTTCATCGGCAAGCCACTCACCGACTTCGATCCTGTCCCGGCAGACCTAAAGCGTGCCGTGCTGTTGCTGACTTCATATTATTATGAGCAACGCGAGGCCATCGCAGCCGGCATTTCCATGCAGTTTGCACCGCTTGGCGTGACGAATATCGCCAATTCTTACCGTGAAGATTGGTTTGGCAATGGCGAATAATAAGGACAACGGGCTCGCCAAGACACTTGCGGCTATGGATCGCGCCCGGCGCGCACCGCGCGAAGCCATCATGCCTGCCCTTCTAAAGTCCGGCCAAGAGCTTGCCAATACTCAAAAAGCACTTGCCGAAACGTCGCGCGATACCGGCGCGCTCATCGACAGTATTGCCGTTACCATGCCCGGCCAATCAACGCCGGCATATAGCCAACCGGGTGGTTCACGTGTTGCCGGTGAGACGGAAGTCATCGTCACCGCTGGCAACACCGATGTCCGTTATGCGCACCTTGTCGAATACGGCACATCCGACACGGATGCCCAACCATTCTTTTGGCCGGCGCTTCGCCTGCTACGTAAGCGCCTGCAAAACCGCATCAATCGTGCCGCGAAGAAGGCCGTTAAAGACGCATGGAATAAGCAATGATCGAACCCACGCTTGCCGTTCAAACTGCAATTCGCGAAAGCTTAATCGCCGATCCTGCCATCATGGCTCTTGTGCCTTCCGATCATATTCGCGCCGGTGGCTCGCGCCCTGATAAGACGCCAGCCATCATTATGTCGGATGGCAGCACCACGTTACACGGCCACGATTACCGCAGCCAGCGCACAGCATGGGTCTATCTTGACCTGCATGTTTGGACGCTGGACGCCGGGCAGGATGCAGCAAAAGAGATCGCAGGCGCGATTATTTCAACGCTCGACAGACCCCTTAATATTGAGGGCGGTGCATGCGATCATTTCCGCCTCACGGCATCACGGTTCCCCCGTGATCCAAATCCAGCCTATGGACACGGCGTCTTATCCGCCGAAGCCCTCATCCGGTGGGTCATTTAATGCGCGCCGGGAAACTTGATCGCATTATCACCATCGAACGACAGATTGAAACTGTGAAGCCATCCGGCGCGGTGGCCGCCGCCTGGACGAATTTTGACACCGTGCGTGCGGAGATCGTGCAGCAATCGGCGTCTGAATTCCTGACTGGCTTCGGTGAAGCAGAGAGCAACAGCGTCATTTTCCGTATCCGATATCTCCCCGGCATCACAACCGCCGACCGTGTAAGCTATAACGGTGCGACTTATGACCTGAAGGAAGTCAGCGAAATCGGTAGACGGCGTGGCCTTGAGCTTCGGGCCGTCGCCACGACATGACCCATCTTCGCGGCGTGAAGCCCGCGCTCACACCGGATCGCGCACCGCTTACGAAAGCACCTTCGGCCCCTAAATGGATGACCGATGAGGCTCGCGCGGAATGGAAACGAATCATGCCGCGCTTGATCGAAGATCGAATCGTCACGAAAGCGGACCTGACCGGCGTCGAAAACTATTGTGTCGCCGTAGGCCGTGTCCGCGAGATCGAAGCGATTTTCCGCTCGTCCGGCCTGGATAAGACTCTTTTTGGAATGCAGAACCGGGCGATGCAGACTGCACGGCAGCTTGCCGCCGAATACGGCCTCTCGCCGGTATCACGCGCCCGTGTCGGCAGTGCGACCGGTGAGGACGACGACGAACCGAACGCCATGATGATCGGCAGGAACCGCAATCATGCCTAAGAGCGCTTTTCCGCACTGGATTTTTGACGGCAGCGCCATCGCTGACCCGTTCGGCTATGGACAGGAAGCGGTTGATTTCATCCGGGCGCTGAAGCACCCGGCCAGTGTCGGCGCTAATGGCCGGTTCCAGCTTTACGACTTTCAGGAGCGTATGACTCGGCGCATCTATGGCCCGCGTAAGCCCGATGGAAGCCGTATCGTCCGCACGGTCTTTCTTATGCTGCCCCGTGGCAACCGCAAGACCAGTATCGCCGCAGCTTGGGCGCTTCTCCACACCATCGGCCCGGAAGCGCGGTCGGCCGGACAGGCTATATTTGCTGCATCCGACCGCGAGCAGGCCGGAATCGGCTTCAAAGAAGCCGCGAACATCGTGCGGGAAGATAGGCGCTACGTCGCGGCGACCCGCATCTATGATGCCCATAAC
The nucleotide sequence above comes from Agrobacterium vitis. Encoded proteins:
- a CDS encoding site-specific integrase translates to MARQAAMKRRATSGVWYIRIFIPVDLQPHYGVEDKKISLRTTDEAKAKIAYNRERVKWDEIFYDLRSRRNLTSEDKAVAVWEHYESTLQRDDEKRKAMPSPADIAAEEEKVWRKIERNIISSDDFIGMINAHADLEIMIRARSDDANYRTRRLAALKREIVTRDFRLIMTDTDAFIAKHRLIVDKPSDEYGDLCVLMMRSEIQALERTIERDAGNYSGISTDSIVKPARHAVKEVAAPGETISELFEKYARENPNGVTADTLNQARRDVGTFIQYVGNNFPAHCINKKAAREWKDLLIRYPVKATETKVFAGMSIMQIVKHNETVGKPALTSRTVNRYLSSLAAFCHWLASHGYIDGNPIEGMSLPKDKRKKVFPFSSEQMDLLFHSPLFTGCQSADAPRFWNKAGNVQIRDHRFWVPLVMLYSGARPAEIAQLLLSDVRKDHGHWVMDITETEGDPEDIEGFKSLKTAGSRRVVPVHKKLIKLGFLDYYNSVKQAGHTRLFPLAERNSRGQMIADFSREFGRYLTRIGVKKGRGISLYSFRHGAFDAMRRAGFLDEQFNFIFGHVSGNKVTRGYGVLPQGVLEKRVELVNAISYPGLCLQHLANSKAIT
- a CDS encoding gene transfer agent family protein; the protein is MRHTAYFGDGEKTFTLTSPMIDELQRKTGVGIGALYARFMRQDFHFADIIEIIRTGLIGGGTSPAEAQTLVDTYAKPRPIMEVLPLAFDILDARWSGKPEEAGE
- a CDS encoding HK97-gp10 family putative phage morphogenesis protein, whose translation is MKIGLAMANNKDNGLAKTLAAMDRARRAPREAIMPALLKSGQELANTQKALAETSRDTGALIDSIAVTMPGQSTPAYSQPGGSRVAGETEVIVTAGNTDVRYAHLVEYGTSDTDAQPFFWPALRLLRKRLQNRINRAAKKAVKDAWNKQ
- a CDS encoding ester cyclase, with amino-acid sequence MPVKQLVDQYRAYIDCLNRQAWDELGLFVDAEVRHNDRLLKLHGYRDMLVQDFIDIPDLRFDIQRIVCEPQQIAARLSFDCSPKSLFLGVPVNGRRVAFTENVFYEFNGSKIANVWSVIDKVAIEAQLRSPSGTKP
- a CDS encoding HNH endonuclease signature motif containing protein, producing MSKPPRICSCGRVVAHGVLCECQRAQTRERNQRHDARRASARERGYDHQWRKARIEYLASHPYCAMSGCGKPASVVDHIKPHRGDKNLFWSRANWQPLCAPCHNSVKQRQERGL
- a CDS encoding phage portal protein; translation: MKLTSAIGKVVKAFGPRQEQKSYSFSDPGIHAIVGMVPTASGVSVTGTSALHVPAVLHAVRLISETIGSLPCKLYQEAEESKEAAKDRSAHKITHSRANEWTSAGQLRIDLTIDALLHGAGYAQVVRASDDRPLEAHRLDPSKVQRNCEDDGEPFYLISSERGQVRLSYRDVLYIPAFGGLSPVKLGREAIGIASLLEKHAAQLFGSGARPAAMIYNEGKALVGEDNGAKTIGNIFKSWRTAFSGSKQTTPLILDAGWKYQQIALTSTDAQFIENRLEQINEIARIFGVPPSMLYQLERATWSNAEQMAASFLQLCLRPWLDKWQDAYATVLLTDQERDNHYFEFVIDDLQRADAAGRAEIFGKLVAMRAMTPNEVRATMNLPALPGGDELANPYTTTTTTGPADRQTPKENA
- a CDS encoding head-tail connector protein — its product is MSSITLSLAKSHMNIDGTNDDELISFYIEAADVWLGNFIGKPLTDFDPVPADLKRAVLLLTSYYYEQREAIAAGISMQFAPLGVTNIANSYREDWFGNGE
- a CDS encoding phage head closure protein, which gives rise to MRAGKLDRIITIERQIETVKPSGAVAAAWTNFDTVRAEIVQQSASEFLTGFGEAESNSVIFRIRYLPGITTADRVSYNGATYDLKEVSEIGRRRGLELRAVATT
- a CDS encoding P27 family phage terminase small subunit, which produces MTDEARAEWKRIMPRLIEDRIVTKADLTGVENYCVAVGRVREIEAIFRSSGLDKTLFGMQNRAMQTARQLAAEYGLSPVSRARVGSATGEDDDEPNAMMIGRNRNHA
- a CDS encoding DUF3168 domain-containing protein, which produces MIEPTLAVQTAIRESLIADPAIMALVPSDHIRAGGSRPDKTPAIIMSDGSTTLHGHDYRSQRTAWVYLDLHVWTLDAGQDAAKEIAGAIISTLDRPLNIEGGACDHFRLTASRFPRDPNPAYGHGVLSAEALIRWVI
- a CDS encoding phage major capsid protein, with the protein product MIEPQSLEIKADVSIDDTGTVTGIAWPFGSPDSVGDVIEKGTISFANSVPMVMEHDQKKVVGVWETYAETDKGLEVKGHLFVEGIEPARDAHRQLKAGKIAGLSIGFRHTGFEPHGAGGRVFKSITINEISLCRRPVHPGARVTVIKSQIEENMENEIENAMEAKADPVVTPQELKAIKARMDKLEAKANRPLASNNNQPNGENDNARKVFGDFLRTGYQDAPDMVKKALTVSSDAPGYILAPEETSSEFIRNLVEFSPVRGIADVRSTGSHTVILPKRLTVTNAKWKGEAVASEASEPTFDQMEFSVKEMTTHVDVGNWLIEDASHDVEQEIRLALAEDFGAKEGLAFVNGSATLEPKGFMAEAGITNSLNGHATNLNADALIKLMYSLPGVYRNRGTWAMNGTTLAVIRTLKDGNGNYLWQPSYQAGQPETILGRPVVELLDMPDVAANAFPIIFGDFKAGYRIYDRIELQVRPNPYLLATEGLIRFHARRRVGAGVVRTDVFRKLKMAAA